The following coding sequences are from one Xylanivirga thermophila window:
- a CDS encoding RrF2 family transcriptional regulator, with product MKLSTKGRYGVRAMFELALHYPKAPIPLKDIAMNQDISEKYLEQIFSALRKMGLVKSIRGMQGGYELVSSPQDITVGQILRVLEGDLAPVDCILDESVGKCDRYDSCVTKYIWKRIGESINDIVDSISLQDLVDDYRLKEQDYAH from the coding sequence ATGAAATTATCGACTAAAGGGCGGTATGGAGTAAGGGCAATGTTTGAATTGGCTCTCCATTATCCTAAAGCACCTATACCTTTAAAGGATATAGCTATGAATCAAGATATATCAGAAAAATATTTAGAACAAATTTTTTCTGCTTTAAGGAAGATGGGATTGGTAAAAAGTATAAGGGGTATGCAGGGGGGGTATGAGCTTGTATCCTCTCCACAGGATATTACAGTAGGACAGATATTAAGGGTACTTGAAGGAGATCTTGCTCCAGTGGATTGTATACTAGACGAGAGTGTTGGTAAATGTGATAGGTATGATAGTTGCGTCACAAAATATATTTGGAAGCGGATAGGCGAAAGTATAAACGATATAGTAGATTCGATAAGTCTCCAGGATCTGGTGGATGATTATAGGTTAAAGGAGCAGGATTATGCCCATTAA